The DNA segment CACCCGCGATGGCGTCGACACGACCAGGAAGGAAAGGTGGTCGGCCTCCGAGAGATGGATGGGGCTCGGGAGTCCACCGGGACAGCTCGGGCCAGCGTCGCCCGGGAGCTGCGGGCCTCCGCGCACTGAGCGCCCACCGTTCGTTGCTCATCCGCCGGAGGGCCCCACCCTGTCTGCGCTTGCAGGGTGACCTCCACGCCCGGGCGGGGTCGTAGGGCGTTCTCCGCTTCGCTCGCTCCCCGCGGCCCTAAACCCGCTCCGAGCCGGAGGCCTGCGGGGAGGCGGAGGCCGAGTCTTCCCAGAGGAAGTCCCAGAGGGCCAGCCCAGGGGACAACCTGCAGGCGGACATTGCGCTCCCGCAACCCGCAGCCTCGTAACAATGGCCCGAGGGGCTGCGGCCGCGGCTGCGGTCGCGGAGGAGCAGCAGCACCCGGGCGCTGGAAGCCCCGCCCCTCGGCCGGCTCCCTGACAACGCGGGCCCGGCCGCGCCGCCTGCTCCCCGCCCCTCGGCGCCCCGCACCAGGCGGGGCCGCGGCCAGAGCGCCACCGCCGCTGCAGGCGCAGCCGCTGCTCTGCAAAGAGGGGcccggggccgggccggggcgccCGCCCTCCCACCTTCTCCCGCCGCTATGAGCCAGGGACGTCCGGGGGACTGGGCCCCCCTCGACCCTACCCCCGGACCCCCAGCGCCCCCCAACCCTTTCGTGCACGAGTTACATCTCTCCCGCCTCCAGAGGGTTAAGGTAAGGTGCGGGCGGGGGGCGCCCGGAGGACTCGCGCGGATAGAAAAAGGAGGCCTTTAGAGCCTTGACGCAGATGGGGATGGAGATCCAGGAAGGAGGTTGGTGAGAGGCTAGCCGGGCGGGGAGTCCGGGGTTCGCACgtggggggcggcgggggtggTCAAGGAGTCCTGGAGAGGACGCGGGCTTGGGCGATAGGCAGGCTGAAGGTGTGTGAGAATTGACTAGGtgagcctggaggactgcaggGGACCCAGCGGTGGGCGAGGTGGAGAACCCTGGCGACTGCGGATTACATCCTGCGGATGCAGATGGGCTAGGATGGAGTTGGAGGCTACGAagagcgggggtgggggcagaggcgtGCTGAGTGCTTTTCCGAGGCTCTGACATGGCAGAGCTTGCTGGGCCCGGAGCCTGCACCCCCTGCGCCCTTTCAGCAACCCCACTTTGCACTACCCTCTCCTCCACGCGCATTGCAGCACCtcctggtgggggcggggagggaagtAAAGAAGGGGGTGGCTACAGGAAGTGGAGGGCCGCAAGGGCCTGGGGGAGCTGCGGAATGGTGTGAGAAGGGAGTGTCCAAGGTTTCTTTTGCCTTCATCTCCCCTGAGGTCGGCTCCTGGAGCTCGGTTTGTTTACCTGCACTTTCCCCAGGGCAGCCCCTGAAGTCACCCTGGCAACCCCTGCCGTGTGGAGTAAGGCCGAACTCTTTTTCTCCCCCAAGTTCCTAGAACTGGGGGCGTGCTGCTGGGCAGAACTAGAGACTGGCCTGGGTCTGAAAAGTGGACCTCTCTGTTTTCTGGCCTCTACCTCCCAGGCCCACAATGAAAAGGCCCACTATGCACCTGGTTTCTGCTGGACGTGGGATCTATTTATGGaagagggtggggggaggaggaactCTCTCTAGCCTCCTCTACACCAAACACAGTGCTGGGCGCTTTCACACTGGTTATCCTTGAATCCTCTTAAcagccttttaattttgtaggtGTGGTGGGGACCAACTGAAAGACACGAAAGTGAGGCCACTGATCTATTAATCGTTTATCCTCTTTCCCTTATTGGTATCTTCATCCCACCTTGCGTTCCAACCCCATCTCCTGTTCCCACACTACTTATCTGCTGATCCACAGGGGTGGGGTTGATGGCCTTCTGCTCCTGGGTCCATCCTTGTTGGGGAGGGAAGCCTGTAAGGAGCATCTCACAGCCCTGAAGTAGCCTTTTCTCCCACCCTCTGCAGTTCTGCCTCCTGGGGGCACTGCTGGCCCCCATCCGAGTGCTTCTGGCCTTTAtcgtcctcttcctcctctggccCTTTGCCTGGCTGCAAGTAGCTGGTCTTACTGAGGAGCAGCTTCAGGAGCCAATTACCGGATGGAGGAAGTAAGTGGGGGATCAGCCCCCAAAGACCcaatttctcctttctcttccctgctGTCCATCTGCTCCCTCTTTGAAAAGAGGATGAGGGAGGGTTCTGAAATTCTCCTACCCAGGCTGGGTAGGTGAGGTGAGTCAGCCAAGCTCAAACCCTGGTACCCAAGACCTTAACTCTAAACGATGCACCCGGATATGTCCCAGACTAACCAGAGACTTTAGCCTCTTGGCCAggtaacagagagaaaaagaagggcaCCTGCTTTCCTGGGTGCCTGAGCTTGGGGCTGAGTGAAGGTCAGGATAGCTGCCTCCACTGATGCCCAGCTTTGCCCTGCAGGACTGTGTGCCATCATGGGGTGCTGGGCCTCAGCCGCCTGCTCTTTTTCCTGCTGGGTTTCCTCCGGATTCGCGTTCGGGGCCAGCGGGCCTCTCGCCTTCAAGCGCCTGTCCTGGTTGCCGCCCCTCACTCTACTTTTTTTGACCCCATTGTTCTGCTGCCCTGTGACCTGCCCAAGGTTGTGTCTCGAGCTGAGAACCTTTCCGTTCCCGTCATTGGAGGTGAGAGATTAAGAGGAGTGAAGGGGAGAGATGGCTACTCTGGGCAAAAAAGGACAGGAGTCAGAGACTCTGGAGAGAACTGGTCCCAGGTGGAGAAGGGAGAAGTTAGAAGCCATATCAACTGATACTGGcaaatgaaatgcaaattaatactATTTGTGAAGCAGCCTTTTAGATTCTGAGCTCTGTGCTTAGAAGGGAGCAGGGAGCTCTGGTGTTAGTGCCCCTGGGGAAGAACCAAGTGACCCCTTGTGTTCTGTCTTTACCCCAGCCCTTCTTCGCTTCAACCAAGCCATCCTGGTGTCCAGGCATGACCCCGCCTCCCGGCGCAGAGTGGTGGAAGAGGTCCGAAGGCGGGCTACCTCCGGAGGCAAGTGGCCTCAGGTGGGTCCAAGGTCGGAGGACCTCCTCCTATTTTATGTGCTCCTGAAGACGCTTCTCTTGCCTCTTCTCCCCTTCCACCCACCTCATTCTGGTCCCTTGAtccgcccctccctccccccccaccaccaggtactgttctttcctgagggcACCTGTTCCAACAAGAAGGCTTTGCTGAAATTCAAACCAGGTGAATAAAGCAGCAGTAGATGGGAGGGCTGTAGGAAAGGAGGCCCCATATATGGAGAGGGAGTTTGGAATAACCCAAGAaaagtggtggggtgggggagggagggagatagaGAACCTCCTAGCTGATGCTGGAAAGTCTCCAGGAGGCAGaggaaattataaatgaaatggaGCCCAGCCAGATTTCCTTGTGGAGCTGATCCAGACCCCTGTACTCCATGCCCTCCAGCTGCCTCCATGCACTAACCTCtgccttgggggtgggggtggaaatgGGATTTAGGAGCCTTCATCGCGGGGGTGCCCGTGCAGCCTGTCCTCATCCGCTACCCCAACAGTCTGGTAAGTCGtcagctgggggagggagggcacaAGTCCACCCTGAATGGGAGTAAGTGAAAACTGCTCGTGGTGCCACAACAAGATATGTGTGTGGAGGTGGGGCTTGATCGGGGTGCAGGCCTCTGCTCAGAGAGGATTAGTCAGTTCAGGGAAGAAAAGTAATGCCTTTCTCCTCTCACCTCTGCTTCTCCCACAGGACACTACCAGCTGGGCTTGGAGGGGCCCTGGAGTGTGAGTAGTGGTAttcctgggggtgagggtggggagtggggaccGTCTTCTACCCTCCAGACAAAGTGAATCACTCTTGTTCATCCCTGGAACTGAGAgaaccctagagaagggaatgccatATCCCTTTGTTTTGTCCTGATCTCCTGAGATATTATCAGAAAGTGCCCTCAGCTATCCCTGCTAATCATTCCTGCTGTGCTtatggtgccttttgacccactTTGCAGCCTTTTCTACCTCGGTTATCCACAGCACCAGGCTTGCTCCTTCTCGTGGTTCCTCAAACCCCTCACCTATACTTCTTTCTCTGGCAGGGCCCTGCAGCACTCTCTTATCCCACCTACCACCTTTCTGGCCCTTCTATCTCCCAGCTACATACTCATCCAGCTGACTCTACAGCTAGTAGCTGATTTTTATATCAGTGGGCAGAACTTTGCCACTCCCATCCTTGGGCTGGGGGATGCCCGTAGTTAGAGATTGGTGAGCATCTGAGGTCTCTTTTCTCTTAGACTCAAAGTCCTCTGGCTCACAGCCTCTCAGCCCTGCAGCATCGTGGATGTGGAGGTATGACTCCCAGGGGTGGGGTAGGAGAGCAGCCATCGGCTGAGCTGGGGATCTTCAGGGAAAGAGGGTGGGAGTGGTCACCCCTAACTTGGAAGTCctgatgagaagcctgtgtatgtgtgtttcagtTCCTACCTGTATACCGCCCCAGCCCGGAGGAGAGCAGGGACCCCACCCTCTATGCCAACAATGTCCAGAGGGTTATGGCACAGTGAGTGTCCCATGGGGTGTTTCCCAAAAGCAGATACAcagggcagaggaaccacaggaaggggaggagagctGAGTGAGGTTTTGAGGCAAAACTGTAGCGGGGGAGGCAGTCGGTCAGGAGGAAGGGCTATTGATAGCTGATGTGTGAGGGATGGGAGAGTGAAAGGGGCCTGATCTCCTCTCCCTGGTCAGCAGGCCAGAATCAGCAACGAGCCCTCAGACGACCGTGCCCTCTAACTCAGTCCCCCTGCATTCCACCCTCTTCATCCTGTAGGGCCCTAGGCATTCCAGCCACCGAGTGCGAGTTTGTAGAGAGCTTGCCTGTGATTGTGGTGGGCCGGCTGAAGGTGGCCTTGGAGCCACAGCTCTGGGAACTGGGCAAAGTGCTTCGGAAGGCTGGGTAAGTGACCTTGGAGATGAGGGTATGGGtaagaggaaaggagaagagaaaagggagaatgGGTAGGAGGAAGAAAAGtccttagaaagaaaaaaaaaaaaaaagtaggaagatgagaatttttttgaaagataatggagtaaaaggaaggaggaaaaaaagatacataataACCCCAATGACAAAGGTAGGAATGGCTTTCCAGGTACTATGATGAGTCAGAGTACCTCTTGGAAAAACACCAGATGTACCTGTGCTGGGAGGATTCTTGGGGCTGGGGCCAAGGTGCTGGTGGGTGGTGTTTCCAGAAGAAAACTGAGTCAGTGCTGCACCTTCGACGACAATTCCCTTGTAGGCTGTCCCCTGGCTGTGTAGACGCTGGGACAGAGCCAGGCCGGAGTCGAAGGATCAGTCAGGAAGAGTTTGCCAAGCAGCTACAGCTCTCTGACTCCCAGACGGTGGCTGGTGCCTTTAGCTACTTCCAGCAGGTAAAGAGACTGGGATGCTCAAGATTTTAAGGACAGTATCCCAGGGGCTGTGTGGATGGCCAATCTGGAGTGTAGGCTGGATGCTGTAATAGCTGTTGGTAGACAGACATCTTCTGAGGTCCCCTGGGAGATTCATTTTTTTTATACATTAAGAAGCAGTGTTTTAGTCATTGTGGGAAAGAATGATGGAAAAATAATGGTCGGTGAGATCCATAAATTTCTGAGGCATACTGGAGATGGGGATCACATGACCTTGTGAgcactgggtggggaaggtgaCATGGAGGAGACAACACTGGACAGGTTAGACAGTTGAGAGTTTAAGACCCAGAAGTATCTGTAATACttgggcagattttttttaaatgtctcagaGCTTCTCTGGAGGATTCCTGAACTTTCTCAAGAATTTTGATGAGCCATATATTTCCTGGGACTTAGCCAGGTTGTCCTGTTGAATTATAATAGCCTCAGATGATTCGTAATGTTTATGAACAACTCCCAGTGGTCCTAAGGAGTTCTTTTTGATCTAAGATGCAGACCATACTTCTCAACATCCTCTGAAGGGATAGAGAGTGACCCAGATGTGCTGATTCCTTAGACTGGGGCAGACTGTCCCTGAAAGGAGCTTCCCATCATAACCTGTAGCCGAGCAGAGCCAAAACCCAGGTGCCCTGGTCCCTCATAGACATAGCACAGCCGGCATCCtcaggtttgctttttttttccttggtaaGACATTTTGCCAGGGGCCCCCTTTTATTAGTTAGCTGGACCAGTTCTCCCACACAGGCCGAGTCAGAAGAGAACCAGTTTTTCCAGCTTGGGGTCCGAAATGCCCTGATTGTCTATCAGAAATGATGGTAACTTAAACATACCTGAGGGATTCCATCATTCCTAGGAGATCCCTTTATAGGAGAGCTTTGTCACCCAGGTGACTTGAAAAGGTATAGTATGAGCGAATCCATGCCCCGAGAGAACTGTCAGGGAACCTGGAGAGTTTAGGGCCCACAGTTCTGAGGCAAGCAGACCCAGGACAGGGGTCACCTCCATGCCTGCTGAGAAGAGTGGGGAGCCGAGATCCAGAGCAGGAGGGTGGGTATGGGGTTGGTCCCTACATTGCCTTGGTTTCTCTCCCACCCTCCAGGATGCCGATGGTTTGGTGGACTTCCGAGACGTGGCCCTGGCATTGGCAGCTCTGAGTGGGGGCAGGAGCCTGGAGGAGCTGACTCGCCTGGCCTTTGAGGTATCAGGACATTGTGGGGGTCAGCCCCGAAGTGCCTATGCTCACCCCACCCACGGTGAGCTGTTCCCAGGAGCTTCTGGCTAGTAGGTGCTTGGTGGCCACCCCAGTGCCAAACTGTCTGAACCGCAGAGCCCCAGCATCTCTGCTGAGGCTTTACTGGGAACAGGTAGATGGAAGCAGCTGTGACCATTATAATTGCAAAAAAAGGAGGAGCCCGTCAGACAGACATGCAGGGTGATGTCCCAAGGAAAGAGCTTGACCTGCCTCCCTTTTCCTCCCAGCTCTTTGCCGAGGAGCCAAAGGAGCAGGCCAAGGGGCCCGGCCGCCTGCTGTACAAAGACGGTTTCAGCACCATCTTGCACCTGCTGCTCGGCTCACCGCGCCCCGCTGCCAGGACTCTGCATGCCGAGCTATGCCAGGCAGGGGCCCACCAGGGTCTCTCCCTCTGTGAGTCATCCCCTGCAGGCCCCGTGCAGGCAGTCGGGGTGTCAGCAGCACAGGGCTGGGGGCCGGCTTGGGGGGATCAGGACATCCTCAGGGTGAGGCTGGGAGAATACTGTCAGGGAGGTAGGAGACAGTACTTTGGCTTTGAGACAGTGAGGAGGGCCAGGgatctcttccctctcctcctcaggtctttcctttcccctccagGTGAGTTCCAGGACTTCTCCCTCCACCACCCGCTCCACGGGAAGCTCTTCAGCACCTACCTGCGCCCCTCCCAGACACCACCCGCCTCCTCCCCAGGCAGCACCACCGCTCTGGCCAATGGGACTGTGCAAACCCCCAAGCAGAAGGGCGACTGAGCACCTCGACCCCACCGCCCCGCCAGCTCGCACCCGCTCAGACTCAGGGCAGCGCCAGGGGCCACCCCCGGGCCTCAAGCCCACCTCTGTCCTGCTTGACTTTTCATTATTGTcgttgatttttttaagttggttttcatttttcgttagtttggttttattttgtaagaaactattttatatataaatatatatctatatctattaaaaaacaaaaaagctcagTCACATTGATGGTATCATAAGCTGGGGAGGAAAGGACGAATGGTTGCAGGCCACCCTGGGAAGACCCCCGAAGGTTCCCAAGGCCAGATCTCTTGGACACAGCTGATTAGTCCTCACTTGCCAGTGGATGGATCATGCGGATCTGGTATCTTCCATCTTGTTGCCACAGCCTGTAACAGGCCTCCTCCTGCACCTCTTTTCAGCCTGTTCCCTCTTGTTCTGTCCTTATTAAAGAATAGCTGACCACCACTTTATATTTAATAATCATACTAAGGCTGATGCCCCCATGGTCGGGGCAGAGAGCTGTGTCAGGACCCAGCCGTTCTACTGCAGCTCAGACCTGCCAGTCCAGAGTTTCTGCCATACTATGAATTGGGGACATACAAGTCCCTTCTGTCCAGCTTCTTTTCAAGGAACAAGAATAGCCCCCACCTATAGAAGGTGGTATCTCTAGGCACCATTTTGGAAATAGGTTAAGGAAATAGAGCTCTATCCCAGAAATCTGACAGGTTAAAAAGAAGCAGTTTTCCATCTAGGGACTTTTAAGGGAGACAGATCATGGCAGGATGTCCAGAGAAGCCCTCCCAACACCACGTCCAGGCTTCTGATGGAGGAATAAAGTAATCACAGGACCCTCAGCACCAGGTTCATCAGGATACCTCAGTAAGGTTGGAGGCTAGAATGCCATCTGGATCCATTAAATCCGAGGCCGCCCCCACCGCCTTTCTCCTTTTTAGCATCTCACCCCATCTAGCAGCAAAGAAGTTAAGGGCACGTGGAGAACATTTTCCAACaacaaaatctttatttttttttctcatacaaCTTCCAAAGGTACTTCCCCCGACCTCTCACCCAGGGGACCACTTCCAACCAAGCCAGCGTGACACCCCTCTGCCCCAGGCGCAGAACAACAAAACAACAGGGTTGAGAGCAAGTGTTCACAGGCTGCCAGGGAGAGTCTACTCCCTGGGGGCCCCCACCCACAGGGATTGGCAGGTGGGACAGGATGGCCTGGCTGCCCCCTACTGGCTGCGACGCCGTTTCTTCCTCCTGCTCTTGGAGAAACCATCACGCTTTCTTTTACGAGGCTGTGAGGTGCGAATCACTCCCAGAGCCACTGGTTTCTCCCCAGGCGCCCCAGGTTCATCTCCCCGCAAAGGCCTCTCTTCAACAGGGACTGGTCCTCCAACTAGGGCTCGCTTCCCAGACTCGGCAGCAGGAAGCTGGCCGAAGCCTATTGGCTTAGGAGCAAGGGAGTGGGATGCTCTCTGGGTCCCCTGAGGACGCCCTGAGGCAAGCAAGCCTGAAGCAGGGCGAGAAGGCGAGAGGCTAAGTTTAGAGGCTAAGAGGTAGGCAAAGTTGGAGAGCTCCttgtcttcctcctccccttcctcctcagctTTGGCCCCATCTGCTGAACTGCATGCTTCAATAACAGGAGAGGTTTCTCTCGCAACTAAGGCATCCCTGGTTCCCCAGCTGGGGGAAGTGCTTCTAAGGCCCTGGTGAGGAGGTACTGATTTGGGGTTCCCATGGCCAGAAGATTGTTGATCCCCTTGTAAGGGAGCAAGTTCTTTAGGCTCAGATAAATCAGTATGCTCCCTGCCTTCTCCTTGGGGGTCATAAGAATTAAAATTTAGGGGGCAAATATCCTCGCTGACCCCCAGCTGGAGGCCACAGGCATCCCTAACATCTAGTTTGTCAACATATGTGGTTTCCAACAGAGGAGAAACGGAACTGCCACTGCTCCCTGCTTCTgggctggcctcaggaaaggaggtGTCCTGGGTCCCCAGGATAAGGATACTGCCTTGACTTGCAGGCAGGAGTGTTTCTTTAGAAGACCCCAGTGTAGAGGCCCCAATTCTGCTCTCTAGCAAAGGGGGGCAATCTTCAGGCCACAGATCACGCTGACCCTGCAGAGTCCCAGGGCTCTGTGCCGTATCCTTTCTAGGCCTCAAGGCCGGGCTACTGGCCGTCTGAGGTTCCATCAGGCCACGATAGTTTCTCTCTTCTAGGGCAGCTGTGGCGTCTGTGTCTCCACAGGGAACTGCACTGCTTCCCACGTCCCCAGGTGCCAGGGCTTCTCTGGGGCCCAGGGAAATTCTGCTTTTAGAGCCCAATGCTTGGCTGCCCCCCTGAAGCTCAGTTACACACTGCCCCTCATGGAGGTTCTCTACGACCTCCTCCATCTGTAAGGGCAACTCCAAGTCGACAGCATCCGTCTCACTGCTCAGCCACAGCCTCGGGCTGAGAGAAGCCCCGGCCTCATCCCTATTCCCAGCTGGTCTAGGTGAAGGGTTCTGATCATAACTCTGAACTGGGGGGAGACCACTCTCATCTCCCCACGCGGCCTCTGAAGAGCCTTTCTGGGACAATACTGATGGCTCCATGCTCTGAGGACCCACTCCAAGACCCTCTACCTCTTGTCCTGGGGGCAGCCCCAGAGTCTGCTTTTCTAACCCCTGTCCTTGCAGAGGAGCCAGCCCAGCAAGTCCAACATCCAAAGTGGGAACGAGCTCTAGCTGGGGGCCTTCCTGCCAGCGAAGGGTCTCAGAAGTCCTGTCAGTGCCCAGGGAGCGCCCAGGGGACCCAGCACCTCCCAGGAGGTC comes from the Budorcas taxicolor isolate Tak-1 chromosome 10, Takin1.1, whole genome shotgun sequence genome and includes:
- the LPCAT4 gene encoding lysophospholipid acyltransferase LPCAT4, translated to MSQGRPGDWAPLDPTPGPPAPPNPFVHELHLSRLQRVKFCLLGALLAPIRVLLAFIVLFLLWPFAWLQVAGLTEEQLQEPITGWRKTVCHHGVLGLSRLLFFLLGFLRIRVRGQRASRLQAPVLVAAPHSTFFDPIVLLPCDLPKVVSRAENLSVPVIGALLRFNQAILVSRHDPASRRRVVEEVRRRATSGGKWPQVLFFPEGTCSNKKALLKFKPGAFIAGVPVQPVLIRYPNSLDTTSWAWRGPGVLKVLWLTASQPCSIVDVEFLPVYRPSPEESRDPTLYANNVQRVMAQALGIPATECEFVESLPVIVVGRLKVALEPQLWELGKVLRKAGLSPGCVDAGTEPGRSRRISQEEFAKQLQLSDSQTVAGAFSYFQQDADGLVDFRDVALALAALSGGRSLEELTRLAFELFAEEPKEQAKGPGRLLYKDGFSTILHLLLGSPRPAARTLHAELCQAGAHQGLSLCEFQDFSLHHPLHGKLFSTYLRPSQTPPASSPGSTTALANGTVQTPKQKGD